In Nostoc sp. GT001, a genomic segment contains:
- a CDS encoding aldo/keto reductase: MQTKQLGNSELNITPIGFGAWAIGGGGWAFGWGEQDDQESIAAINRALDLGVNWIDTAAIYGLGHSEEVVAKALKGRSSRPYVFTKCSMIWDEKGEISRSLKADSVRREVEASLRRLNIETIDLYQIHWPNPDSDIEEGWTTLAKLKDEGKVRYIGVSNFNVEQLKRIQEIAPVTSLQPPYSLVKRDVEKEILPFALENNIGVIVYSPMQSGLLTGKMTPERVANFPDDDWRKNSSEFQEPRLSRNLKLVEVLQHIGKQHDRSPGEVAIAWTLNNPAVTAAIVGGRNPKQVEGIIGAGDFRLNQQELNDIDTFLRENP, from the coding sequence ATGCAAACCAAACAGCTTGGCAATTCGGAGCTTAACATTACCCCAATCGGCTTTGGTGCTTGGGCAATTGGTGGAGGTGGATGGGCTTTTGGTTGGGGAGAGCAAGATGACCAGGAATCGATCGCTGCGATCAATCGCGCTCTTGATCTTGGCGTTAATTGGATTGACACCGCAGCTATTTATGGTTTAGGGCATTCTGAAGAGGTTGTTGCTAAAGCGCTCAAAGGTCGATCTAGTCGCCCCTATGTTTTCACTAAATGCTCAATGATCTGGGATGAAAAGGGCGAAATTAGTCGCAGTCTCAAAGCGGATTCTGTGCGGCGGGAGGTTGAAGCCAGTCTGCGCCGACTCAACATTGAAACCATCGACCTCTACCAAATCCACTGGCCTAACCCTGATTCAGACATCGAAGAAGGCTGGACAACTTTGGCCAAGCTCAAAGATGAGGGTAAGGTTCGCTATATTGGAGTTTCCAATTTCAATGTCGAACAGTTGAAACGTATCCAGGAGATTGCACCAGTTACGTCATTGCAACCGCCTTATTCACTGGTGAAGCGTGATGTCGAAAAGGAAATTCTGCCTTTTGCTTTGGAAAATAATATAGGTGTGATTGTGTATTCACCTATGCAATCTGGTTTGCTTACAGGAAAGATGACACCTGAGCGGGTTGCTAATTTCCCAGATGATGATTGGCGCAAAAATAGTAGTGAATTTCAGGAGCCACGTCTATCTCGTAACCTGAAGTTAGTTGAGGTGTTACAACACATTGGTAAACAACACGATCGCTCCCCAGGTGAAGTTGCGATCGCTTGGACTTTAAATAATCCGGCGGTGACTGCGGCGATCGTTGGCGGACGCAATCCTAAGCAGGTGGAAGGAATCATTGGTGCTGGAGACTTTCGCCTCAATCAGCAAGAACTAAATGATATTGATACTTTCCTG
- a CDS encoding SDR family NAD(P)-dependent oxidoreductase — MNNAGIISDGDAYGGKLRLLPSQVDIETLRHTYETNVFGVFAVTKALLPLLKKSKAGRIVNLSSGLGSLTQNSDPNYEFADLKLLAYNSSTKPTEY, encoded by the coding sequence GTGAACAATGCTGGAATAATAAGTGATGGCGATGCCTACGGCGGTAAACTACGCCTTTTGCCTAGTCAAGTTGATATTGAAACACTACGACATACTTATGAAACGAATGTATTTGGAGTGTTTGCAGTTACAAAAGCGTTGTTGCCACTTTTAAAGAAATCAAAAGCAGGGCGAATAGTGAATTTATCAAGTGGTTTAGGTTCTCTGACTCAGAACTCCGATCCAAATTATGAATTCGCTGACCTTAAGCTTCTTGCTTATAACTCATCTACGAAACCTACCGAATATTAA
- a CDS encoding GTP-binding protein, which produces MPLSRIVTLIVGLIVILGLALWLIDSLSRLYWQLSYSPLLGNLLLLLLIILIGALVAAFVYYVLVIRSGEKRSRRNPKRATAAQIPAAKSDAASTTLQAVRQQVAQIQDEVTRQALLSRSREIEANLARGEIQVVVFGTGSAGKTSLVNAIMGRMVGQVDAPMGTTQVGETYCLRLKGLERKILITDTPGILEAGVAGTEREQMARELATEADLLLFVVDNDLRRSEYEPLRGLAEIGKRSLLVLNKTDLYTDEDKESILARLRQRVRGFIATNDVVAIAANPQSAQLETGETFQPEPDIVPLLRRTAAVLRAEGEDLVADNILLQSLRLGDEARKLIDGQRRRQADKIVERFQWIGAGVVSVTPIPVVDLLATAAVNAQMVVEIGRVYGCELNMERGRELALSLAKTIASLGIVKGAIQLLSTALQLNVATFIIGRAIQGVTAAYLTRIAGKSFIEYFRHDQDWGDGGMTEVVQRQFQINRRDEFIKAFIQEAIARVVKPLQDKSEVVEHDEELNN; this is translated from the coding sequence ATGCCTCTGTCACGCATAGTAACGCTGATTGTCGGTCTGATCGTCATTTTGGGGCTAGCCCTATGGCTAATTGATTCCCTATCACGCCTCTATTGGCAATTATCCTATTCGCCGTTGCTAGGCAATTTGCTGCTGTTGCTGCTGATTATCCTGATTGGAGCCTTGGTTGCCGCTTTTGTTTATTATGTATTGGTGATTAGATCCGGGGAAAAGCGATCGCGCCGTAACCCGAAGCGAGCGACTGCGGCACAAATTCCGGCTGCTAAATCTGATGCTGCTTCTACAACTCTCCAGGCTGTGCGGCAACAGGTAGCGCAAATTCAAGATGAAGTCACACGCCAAGCTTTATTAAGTCGCTCGCGAGAAATTGAAGCCAACCTCGCACGGGGTGAAATTCAAGTAGTGGTATTTGGTACGGGGAGTGCTGGCAAAACTTCCCTAGTTAATGCGATTATGGGACGCATGGTCGGTCAGGTGGATGCACCGATGGGTACAACTCAGGTTGGAGAAACCTATTGTCTGCGGTTGAAGGGATTAGAACGCAAGATTTTAATTACGGATACGCCGGGGATTTTAGAAGCAGGGGTGGCGGGAACGGAACGGGAACAAATGGCGCGAGAATTGGCGACAGAAGCAGATTTACTGTTGTTTGTAGTAGATAATGATTTACGACGCTCAGAATATGAGCCGTTGCGGGGGTTGGCAGAAATTGGGAAGCGATCGCTCCTAGTTCTCAACAAAACTGATTTATATACAGATGAAGATAAAGAATCCATCCTTGCGAGATTGCGTCAACGGGTACGGGGATTTATTGCTACTAATGATGTGGTAGCGATCGCTGCTAATCCCCAATCTGCACAACTAGAAACTGGCGAAACCTTCCAACCTGAACCCGATATTGTGCCTTTGCTGCGGCGCACGGCTGCTGTTTTACGAGCCGAGGGTGAAGATTTGGTGGCGGATAATATTCTTTTGCAATCTCTGCGATTGGGAGACGAAGCGCGAAAACTCATTGATGGGCAGCGTCGCCGTCAAGCTGACAAAATCGTAGAACGGTTTCAATGGATTGGTGCTGGTGTGGTATCAGTTACGCCGATACCAGTTGTAGATTTATTGGCGACAGCCGCAGTCAACGCTCAAATGGTTGTGGAAATTGGCAGAGTGTATGGCTGTGAATTGAATATGGAACGGGGACGAGAATTAGCTCTTTCTTTAGCGAAAACCATCGCCAGTTTGGGCATTGTTAAAGGAGCAATTCAATTATTATCTACAGCCTTGCAACTCAATGTTGCCACCTTCATTATTGGTAGAGCAATTCAAGGTGTGACAGCAGCTTATTTAACGCGAATAGCTGGTAAAAGTTTCATTGAATATTTTCGTCATGACCAAGATTGGGGTGATGGTGGAATGACGGAAGTTGTACAGCGACAGTTTCAAATTAATCGCAGAGATGAATTTATTAAAGCTTTTATTCAGGAAGCGATCGCACGGGTAGTGAAGCCATTACAAGATAAATCTGAGGTGGTTGAACATGATGAAGAATTAAATAATTGA
- a CDS encoding transposase — protein MSDILSLLQCLLPQINATTMRQLNQIILAMLAMSGRVTMLGISRWAGIGGSYRTMLRFFHTVIPWATLFWLFFRKHLFRANEVYLLAGDEVVVSKSGKKTYGLDRFFSSLANKPISGLSFFVLSLVSVEQRHSFPIQIEQVIKKDTQTKSTSTIEKPNKKEKRGRGRPKGSKNKNKKEVILTSELILIQKMIGSLFKLLANSISLTYLVVDGHFGNNNALQMARLVNLQIISKLRHDSALYFPYENPDSSKRSRRKYGDKLDYRNIPDKYLCKSAIEDDIQTDIYQATLIHKEFAQALNVVILVKTNLKTNACSHVIIFSSDLTLSFEKIIDYYKLRFQIEFNFRDAKQFWGLEDFMNLSQTAVTNASNLAFFMVNLSHHLLADFQQLNPGSGIIDLKAYHRGFRYVREMLKMLPEIPEPILLTQIFAKLTSLGRIHPVSTGVEPS, from the coding sequence ATGTCCGATATCTTATCACTGCTACAATGCTTGCTACCGCAGATAAACGCTACGACGATGCGGCAATTGAACCAGATAATCCTGGCTATGTTAGCGATGAGCGGACGAGTCACGATGTTGGGAATTTCCCGTTGGGCAGGCATTGGTGGTAGTTATCGGACGATGTTGCGGTTTTTTCATACAGTAATACCTTGGGCTACATTGTTTTGGCTATTTTTCCGCAAGCATTTGTTCCGTGCGAATGAGGTATATTTGCTTGCAGGAGATGAAGTTGTAGTCAGTAAATCGGGTAAAAAGACTTATGGATTAGATAGATTCTTTTCTAGCCTAGCCAATAAACCGATATCAGGATTATCTTTCTTTGTATTATCATTAGTGAGTGTTGAACAGAGGCACTCGTTTCCGATTCAGATAGAACAGGTAATAAAGAAAGATACTCAAACAAAAAGTACCTCGACAATCGAAAAACCAAACAAAAAAGAAAAGCGTGGGCGTGGACGACCAAAAGGAAGTAAAAACAAAAATAAAAAGGAAGTGATATTAACATCTGAATTAATACTAATTCAGAAAATGATTGGTTCACTATTCAAGTTATTAGCTAACTCTATTTCCCTCACCTACTTGGTAGTAGATGGTCATTTTGGTAACAACAATGCTTTGCAGATGGCACGTCTTGTCAACTTGCAGATAATTTCCAAATTGCGCCATGATTCAGCATTATACTTCCCTTATGAAAATCCTGACTCCAGTAAGCGCTCTCGTCGTAAATACGGTGATAAGCTAGACTATCGTAATATACCTGACAAATACTTATGTAAAAGTGCTATTGAGGATGATATTCAAACTGATATTTATCAAGCCACTCTTATTCACAAAGAATTTGCCCAAGCTCTCAATGTAGTGATTTTGGTCAAAACCAATCTTAAAACTAATGCTTGCAGCCATGTAATTATTTTTTCTAGCGACCTAACTCTGTCATTTGAAAAAATTATCGACTATTACAAACTCCGTTTCCAAATCGAGTTTAATTTTAGGGATGCCAAGCAGTTTTGGGGATTGGAAGATTTTATGAACCTGAGCCAAACTGCCGTGACTAATGCTTCTAATTTAGCATTTTTTATGGTCAATTTATCCCACCATCTTCTCGCTGATTTCCAGCAACTCAATCCCGGTTCTGGCATTATTGACCTTAAGGCTTACCATCGTGGTTTTCGATATGTTCGTGAAATGTTAAAAATGCTTCCCGAAATCCCTGAGCCTATTTTATTAACCCAGATTTTTGCCAAGCTTACTTCTTTAGGACGTATTCATCCCGTTTCCACTGGCGTTGAACCCTCGTAA
- a CDS encoding transposase, whose amino-acid sequence MTKEHLWYGRNIKVIDGSTVSMPNTVENQKEYPSKSSXKPGCGFPIAKIGVIFSLVTGAAVALCIDVLNTHDIKLARELYSSLKPNDVLIGDRVFCAYADMFTIKKLDCDAVFCKHQSRTTTMQKGKIIGDCDKLVTCYKPRSCPKGLSKDEFDALPKTIIVREIYYYIVITSFRTQXVSLISTLXDKSIYSIN is encoded by the coding sequence GTGACAAAAGAACATTTATGGTATGGTCGCAATATTAAAGTAATAGATGGGTCAACAGTGTCTATGCCGAACACCGTAGAAAACCAAAAAGAATATCCAAGTAAAAGTAGTNNNAAGCCCGGATGTGGGTTTCCAATTGCGAAAATTGGTGTGATATTCAGTTTGGTGACAGGAGCCGCCGTTGCTTTATGCATAGACGTTTTGAACACTCATGATATTAAATTAGCAAGAGAACTGTACAGTTCTCTTAAACCCAATGATGTGCTTATAGGAGATAGAGTTTTTTGTGCTTACGCCGATATGTTTACTATCAAAAAGCTTGACTGTGATGCTGTATTTTGTAAGCATCAATCTCGTACAACAACTATGCAGAAAGGTAAAATTATTGGAGATTGCGATAAATTAGTTACTTGTTATAAGCCTAGAAGTTGTCCAAAAGGATTGAGTAAAGATGAATTTGATGCTCTACCTAAAACCATAATTGTAAGAGAAATTTACTACTACATCGTTATTACTAGTTTTCGTACTCAANNNGTTAGTTTAATTTCTACTCTCNNNGATAAATCAATTTATTCTATTAATTAA